One window from the genome of Thermus sediminis encodes:
- a CDS encoding amidase → MDLLEAKHLLETGKTTPLALLEEALERAKAHEDRNALAYLDEEGAREEALRLTEELKGGRTRGPLHGLPLTVKDLFPVRGMPTRAGTQAPLPPLSEEALAVRRLKEAGALLFAKTNMHEIALGITGENPWTGPVRNAIDPTRQAGGSSSGSAVAVALGIGLASLGSDTGGSIRIPAAFNGVVGFKPSYSRVGLEGALPLSRSTDHGGPLAKTVRDAHLLTEILAGESIPLEGPQNPTFGVPLDFLEGRLGLGVRRGFQRLLEDLPGLRAEVKEVSLPLKGAYEVYTRLVRYEAARIHEKALKEHPEGFSSQVREALLAGLALTEKDYRDAVAEREVLRLELVKALRGVDALLLPTQPLPAPPLGTEEVELESGKKGHREAFIILTLPFSLLGVPTLTLPFARVEGMPVGLQVVGPYAEDGRVLAIGGWLEARLR, encoded by the coding sequence ATGGACCTGCTTGAGGCCAAGCACCTCCTGGAAACGGGCAAGACCACCCCCCTGGCCCTCCTGGAAGAGGCCCTGGAGCGGGCCAAGGCCCACGAGGACCGGAACGCCCTGGCCTACTTGGACGAGGAAGGGGCTAGGGAGGAGGCCCTTCGCCTCACGGAGGAGCTGAAAGGGGGGAGGACGCGGGGCCCCCTCCACGGCCTTCCCCTCACGGTGAAGGACCTCTTCCCGGTGAGGGGGATGCCCACCCGGGCCGGGACCCAGGCCCCCCTCCCTCCCCTTTCCGAGGAGGCCCTGGCGGTGCGCCGCCTAAAGGAAGCCGGGGCCCTCCTCTTCGCCAAGACCAACATGCACGAGATCGCCCTGGGCATCACCGGGGAGAACCCCTGGACCGGCCCAGTGCGAAACGCCATTGACCCCACCCGCCAGGCCGGGGGTTCCAGCAGCGGCAGCGCCGTGGCCGTGGCCCTGGGGATCGGCCTCGCCTCCTTGGGCTCGGACACCGGGGGGTCCATCCGCATCCCCGCCGCCTTCAACGGGGTGGTGGGCTTCAAGCCCTCCTACAGCCGGGTGGGCCTCGAGGGGGCCCTTCCCCTCTCCCGCTCCACGGACCACGGGGGGCCCCTGGCCAAGACGGTGCGGGACGCCCACCTCCTCACGGAGATCCTGGCCGGGGAGAGCATCCCCTTGGAGGGCCCCCAGAACCCCACTTTCGGCGTCCCCCTGGACTTTTTGGAGGGGCGGCTCGGCCTGGGGGTGAGGAGGGGCTTCCAGAGGCTTCTTGAGGACCTCCCGGGCCTCAGGGCCGAGGTCAAGGAGGTCTCCCTGCCCCTCAAAGGGGCCTACGAGGTCTACACCCGCCTGGTGCGCTACGAGGCGGCCCGCATCCACGAGAAGGCCCTGAAGGAGCACCCCGAGGGCTTCTCCTCCCAGGTGCGGGAGGCCCTCCTGGCGGGGCTTGCCCTCACGGAGAAGGACTACCGGGACGCCGTGGCCGAGCGGGAGGTCCTGAGGCTGGAGCTGGTGAAGGCCCTGAGAGGGGTGGACGCCCTCCTCCTCCCCACCCAGCCCCTCCCCGCCCCCCCTTTGGGCACGGAGGAGGTGGAGCTGGAGTCCGGGAAGAAGGGCCACCGGGAGGCCTTCATCATCCTGACCCTCCCCTTCAGCCTCCTGGGGGTGCCCACCCTCACCCTCCCCTTCGCCAGGGTGGAGGGGATGCCCGTGGGCCTCCAGGTGGTGGGCCCCTACGCCGAGGACGGGAGGGTGCTCGCCATCGGGGGCTGGCTCGAGGCCCGCCTTAGGTGA
- a CDS encoding molybdopterin oxidoreductase family protein, producing the protein MRATCPLDCPDACSLRLTFQGGRLQEVKGDPRHPITRGFACAKTYRYPERVRERLLYPLRRVGRKGEGRFSRVSWEEALEEIAQRLMEVLDREGGEAVLPYHYAGTMGLIENQHPLAFFRAIGASELLETICASAGSAAWEMTYGPRLAPDPEEVPEARYIVLWGINSLATNSHLTPFLKEARKRGAKIVHIDPYENLTSRFADWHIKIRPGTDAALAYALSHVLFREGLVDWDYLERAAVGLEAYRKEAEGWPPERASALTGVPEEAILRLAREMGERKRVFLRVGYGMTRHPGGGNALRAAILLPALLGAWRYPGCGAMLSTSGAFFLNRRFLGGRHLLEGGHPHEGYFRPNPQARAVNMNQLGTALTQLKPPIRALFVFNSNPLVVAPHTGRVKAGLEREDLFTVVLEQVRTETALYADYLLPATLFYEHPDLYLSYGHYYLSWNEPLAEPEGEARPNTWVFRELAKRLGLEEPTLYWTAEEVARSLLQTDHPFLQGITLERLKREGFVKLNLPKPFLPFAQGKVRFSPPPEVLPTEPLPDYPLILLTPPAHRFLNTTYGNVEALLEAEGGEPRLLIHPEDALARGVQSGMLVHIRSPWGRITRRAVVAEAPIPGTVVLEGTWWERWAPDGKGVNHLTSERLTDLGGGSTFHSTPVEVEPLRLA; encoded by the coding sequence ATGCGGGCCACCTGCCCCTTGGACTGCCCCGACGCCTGCAGCCTCCGCCTCACCTTCCAGGGGGGAAGGCTTCAGGAGGTGAAGGGGGACCCCCGCCACCCCATCACCCGGGGCTTCGCCTGCGCCAAGACCTACCGCTATCCGGAAAGGGTCCGGGAGAGGCTCCTCTACCCCCTGCGCCGGGTGGGGCGGAAGGGGGAGGGGCGCTTTAGCCGGGTCTCCTGGGAGGAGGCCCTGGAGGAGATCGCCCAGAGGCTCATGGAGGTCCTGGACCGGGAAGGGGGCGAGGCTGTCCTCCCCTACCACTACGCCGGGACCATGGGCCTCATCGAGAACCAGCACCCCCTGGCCTTCTTCCGGGCCATCGGGGCTTCGGAGCTTTTGGAGACCATCTGCGCCAGCGCGGGAAGCGCCGCCTGGGAGATGACCTACGGCCCCCGCCTAGCCCCGGACCCCGAGGAGGTCCCGGAGGCCCGCTACATCGTCCTTTGGGGCATCAACAGCCTCGCCACGAATAGCCACCTCACCCCCTTCCTCAAGGAGGCGAGAAAGCGGGGAGCCAAAATCGTCCACATCGACCCCTACGAGAACCTGACGAGCCGCTTCGCCGACTGGCACATCAAAATCCGGCCCGGCACGGACGCCGCCCTGGCTTACGCCTTGTCCCACGTCCTCTTCCGGGAGGGCCTAGTGGACTGGGATTACTTGGAAAGGGCGGCGGTGGGCCTCGAGGCCTACCGGAAGGAGGCGGAAGGGTGGCCCCCCGAAAGGGCCAGCGCCCTCACCGGGGTCCCGGAGGAGGCCATCCTCCGCCTGGCCCGGGAGATGGGGGAGCGAAAAAGGGTCTTCCTCCGGGTGGGCTACGGCATGACCCGCCACCCGGGGGGCGGGAACGCCCTAAGGGCCGCCATCCTCCTCCCCGCCCTCCTCGGGGCCTGGCGCTACCCCGGGTGCGGGGCCATGCTCTCCACCAGCGGGGCCTTCTTCCTGAACCGGCGCTTCCTGGGGGGGCGGCACCTTCTGGAGGGGGGCCATCCCCACGAGGGCTACTTCCGCCCCAACCCCCAGGCCAGGGCGGTGAACATGAACCAGCTGGGCACGGCCCTCACGCAGCTCAAGCCCCCCATCAGGGCCCTTTTCGTCTTCAACAGCAACCCCTTGGTGGTGGCCCCCCATACGGGGAGGGTGAAGGCGGGGTTAGAACGGGAGGACCTCTTCACCGTGGTCCTGGAACAGGTGAGGACGGAAACCGCCCTCTACGCCGACTACCTCCTCCCCGCCACCCTCTTCTACGAGCACCCGGACCTCTACCTGAGCTACGGCCACTACTACCTCTCCTGGAACGAGCCTCTGGCCGAGCCGGAAGGGGAGGCTAGGCCCAACACCTGGGTCTTCCGGGAGCTGGCGAAGCGGCTTGGCCTGGAGGAGCCCACCCTCTACTGGACGGCGGAGGAGGTGGCGAGGAGCCTCCTCCAAACCGACCACCCCTTCCTCCAGGGCATCACCCTGGAGAGGCTCAAGCGGGAAGGGTTCGTGAAGCTCAACCTCCCCAAGCCCTTCCTCCCCTTCGCCCAAGGGAAGGTGCGCTTTAGCCCCCCGCCGGAGGTCCTCCCCACCGAGCCCCTCCCGGACTACCCCCTGATCCTCCTCACCCCCCCAGCCCACCGCTTCTTGAACACCACCTACGGGAACGTGGAGGCCCTACTGGAGGCCGAAGGGGGGGAGCCCAGGCTCCTCATCCACCCCGAGGACGCCCTGGCCCGGGGGGTCCAAAGCGGGATGCTGGTCCACATCCGCTCCCCTTGGGGCCGGATCACCCGGAGGGCGGTGGTGGCCGAGGCCCCCATCCCGGGGACGGTGGTCCTCGAGGGCACCTGGTGGGAAAGGTGGGCCCCGGATGGCAAGGGGGTGAACCACCTCACCTCGGAAAGGCTCACGGACCTAGGGGGCGGGAGCACCTTCCACAGCACCCCGGTGGAGGTGGAGCCCCTCCGCCTGGCCTAG